From Medicago truncatula cultivar Jemalong A17 chromosome 7, MtrunA17r5.0-ANR, whole genome shotgun sequence, a single genomic window includes:
- the LOC25499886 gene encoding LOW QUALITY PROTEIN: MDIS1-interacting receptor like kinase 2 (The sequence of the model RefSeq protein was modified relative to this genomic sequence to represent the inferred CDS: substituted 1 base at 1 genomic stop codon) produces MKCVHFWLFFSMYFCALITNPSSSSSVVGSSFTISAASSTVQSKEASALLKWKASLDNQSQVLLSSWSGNNSCNWFGITCDEDSMSVSNVSLKNMGLRGTLESLNFSSLPNILILHLSFNFLSGTIPPRIKMLSKLSILSLSYNSFTGTIPYEITLLTNLHFLYLSDNFLNGTIPKEIGALWNLRELDISVSNLTGNIPISIGNLSFLTDLYLHINKLSGTIPKEIGMLLNIQYLYLYDNSLSGSIPREIEKLLNIKHLYLYDNSLSGSIPSKIGMMRSLISIDLSNNLLSGKIPPTIGNLSHLEYLGFHANHLSGAIPTELNMLVNLNMFHVSDNNFIGQLPHNICLGGNMEFFIALDNHFTGKVPKSLKNCSSLIRLRLEHNHMDGNITDDLGVYPNLEFMGLDDNNFYGHLSSNWGKFHNLKQINISNNNISGCIPPELSEAVNLYSIDLSSNHLTGKIPKELGNLTKLGRLFLSNNHLSGNVPTQIASLKELEILDVAENNLNGFIRKELVILPRIFDINLCQNKFRGNIPNEFGKFKALQSLDLSGNFLDGTIPPTFVKLILLETLNISHNNLSGNIPSSFDQMISLSNVDISYNQFEGPLPNMRAFNDATIEVLRNNTGLCGNVSGLESCINPSRGSHNHKIKKVILLIVLPFAPGTLMLAFVCFKFSSHLCQMSTTRINQVGGNNIAPKNVFTIWSFDGKMVYENIIEATEEFDDKHLIGAGAQGSVYKAKLPTGQVVAVKKLHSVTNAENSDLKCFANEIQVLTEIRHRNIVKLYGFCSHTHLSFLVYEFMEKGSLEKILNDDEEAIAFGWKKRVNVIKDIANALCYMHHDCTPPIVHRDISSKNILLDLEYVACVSDFGTAKLLNPNSDNWTSFAGTYGYASPELAYTMEVNEKCDVYSFGVLALEIPYGKHPGDIISNSLQWTIMDSPLDFMPLMDELDQRLPRPMNHVAKKLVSIAKTTISCLAESPRSRPTMEQVSRELRTAXSSSLDHTS; encoded by the exons ATGAAGTGTGTACACTTTTGGCTGTTTTTCTCAATGTACTTTTGTGCACTCATAACTaacccttcttcttcttcttctgtggTTGGTTCTTCCTTTACTATTTCTGCAGCTTCATCCACTGTTCAAAGCAAAGAAGCAAGTGCTTTGTTGAAGTGGAAAGCAAGTCTTGACAACCAAAGCCAAGTTTTGTTATCTTCATGGAGTGGCAATAATTCATGCAACTGGTTTGGAATCACGTGTGATGAAGATTCCATGTCTGTCTCTAATGTAAGTCTCAAAAATATGGGATTGAGAGGTACGCTTGAAAGTCTTAACTTCTCATCACTTCCAAACATTCTCATTCTTCATCTTAGTTTCAACTTCTTGAGTGGAACTATTCCTCCTCGTATTAAGATGTTGTCCAAACTATCCATTCTTAGTCTCAGTTACAATAGTTTCACAGGAACAATCCCATATGAAATAACACTTTTGAccaatcttcattttttatatttgtctGATAATTTTCTTAATGGTACCATTCCTAAAGAAATAGGTGCATTATGGAATTTGAGAGAACTTGATATCTCAGTTTCAAATCTAACAGGAAATATCCCAATTTCAATAGGGAACTTATCCTTCTTGACAGACTTGTATCTACATATTAACAAACTCAGTGGAACTATTCCTAAAGAAATAGGGATGTTATTGAACATACAATATCTATATCTTTATGACAATAGTCTTTCTGGATCTATTCCTAGAGAAATAGAGAAGTTATTGAACATAAAACATCTATATCTTTATGACAATAGTCTTTCTGGATCTATTCCTAGTAAAATTGGAATGATGAGATCTTTGATTTCTATTGATTTGTCAAACAATCTACTCTCCGGTAAAATACCACCTACAATTGGAAACTTGAGCCATTTAGAATATCTTGGCTTTCATGCAAACCATCTCAGTGGGGCTATTCCAACGGAATTGAATATGCTTGTTAATTTGAACATGTTCCATGTATCTGACAACAATTTTATTGGTCAGTTGCCTCATAACATTTGTCTTGGTGGTAACATGGAATTTTTTATTGCTTTAGATAACCATTTTACCGGGAAAGTTCCAAAAAGTTTGAAGAATTGCTCTAGCCTTATTAGACTTAGGCTTGAACATAACCATATGGATGGAAACATAACAGATGATTTGGGTGTATACCCAAATTTGGAgttcatgggattggatgacaATAATTTTTATGGTCACCTTTCATCCAATTGGGGAAAGTTTCATAACCTGAAGCAAATTAACATCTCCAACAATAATATATCAGGTTGTATACCACCCGAACTAAGTGAAGCGGTTAACTTATATTCAATTGACTTATCTTCAAATCATCTCACAGGAAAAATTCCAAAGGAGTTGGGCAATTTGACTAAGTTGGGTAGACTCTTTTTAAGCAACAACCATCTTTCTGGCAATGTTCCTACACAAATAGCATCATTAAAAGAACTTGAAATCTTAGATGTTGCAGAAAATAATCTAAATGGCTTCATCAGAAAAGAACTTGTCATTTTGCCTAGGATATTCGACATAAATTTGTGTCAAAACAAATTTAGAGGAAATATTCCTAATGAATTTGGAAAATTTAAAGCCCTTCAAAGTCTTGATCTCAGTGGAAATTTTTTGGATGGAACCATACCACCAACGTTTGTAAAGCTGATACTCTTAGAAACACTGAATATTTCACATAACAATCTTTCTGGCAATATCCCTTCTTCCTTTGATCAGATGATTAGTTTGTCAAATGTTGATATATCATATAACCAATTCGAGGGTCCACTTCCAAACATGCGAGCATTCAATGACGCTACCATTGAAGTTTTGAGAAATAATACAGGCTTGTGCGGTAATGTATCTGGCTTGGAGTCTTGCATAAATCCAAGCAGGGGTTCTCATAACCATAAGATTAAGAAAGTGATCTTATTGATAGTTTTGCCTTTTGCACCAGGAACTCTAATGCTAGCatttgtttgtttcaaattCTCATCTCATTTATGCCAAATGTCAACCACAAGAATTAACCAGGTTGGAGGAAACAACATTGCTCCTAAAAATGTATTTACAATATGGAGTTTTGATGGGAAAATGGTGTATGAGAACATTATTGAAGCAACGGAAGAGTTTGATGACAAGCATCTCATTGGAGCAGGAGCGCAAGGAAGTGTTTACAAAGCAAAGTTGCCCACAGGTCAAGTAGTTGCTGTTAAAAAACTCCATTCAGTAACGAATGCGGAGAATTCTGATCTAAAATGTTTTGCAAATGAGATCCAAGTTCTGACAGAAATTCGGCATCGTAACATTGTGAAGCTATATGGATTTTGTTCACACACACACTTGTCGTTTTTGGTTTACGAGTTCATGGAGAAAGGTAGTTTGGAAAAGATTttgaatgatgatgaagaagcaaTTGCATTTGGTTGGAAAAAGAGGGTGAATGTTATTAAAGATATAGCGAATGCTTTATGCTATATGCACCATGATTGCACCCCTCCAATTGTTCATCGAGATATATCAAGCAAGAATATTCTTCTGGATTTAGAATATGTGGCTTGTGTCTCAGACTTTGGAACGGCTAAGcttcttaatcctaattcagaCAATTGGACCTCATTTGCAGGCACCTATGGATATGCTTCTCCAG AACTTGCATACACAATGGAAGTAAATGAGAAGTGTGATGTGTATAGTTTTGGGGTATTGGCATTGGAAATACCATATGGAAAACACCCAGGAGATATTATATCTAACTCTTTACAATGGACTATCATGGACTCACCACTTGATTTCATGCCATTGATGGATGAGTTGGATCAACGTCTCCCTCGTCCAATGAATCATGTAGCTAAGAAGTTAGTATCCATTGCAAAGACAACAATTTCATGCTTAGCTGAAAGTCCACGTTCCCGCCCTACCATGGAACAGGTTTCCAGGGAGCTTCGAACAGCATAGTCTTCGTCTTTAGATCATACATCTTGA
- the LOC25499884 gene encoding uncharacterized protein, with amino-acid sequence MEEVTGGGGGGGIQWLWGVASAAQMGLGVRSYRKGHAGDSCLMPLKAFTVASLFIGSAASASVFILHANGIHGVDDLIEAGANLRAKLGLRPRTPNKKMDES; translated from the exons ATGGAGGAAGTAACCGGTGGCGGCGGTGGCGGAGGAATTCAATGGTTGTGGGGTGTAGCTAGTGCAGCTCAAATGGGATTGGGTGTACGTTCCTACCGTAAGGGTCACGCAGGGGATTCTTGTCTCATGCCTTTGAAGGCTTTCACTGTTGCTTCTCTTTTTATTGGCAGTGCTGCTTCTGCTTCTGTTTTCATTCTTCATGCTAATGGCATTCATGGG GTGGATGATCTCATTGAAGCTGGTGCCAATTTAAGAGCTAAACTTGGGTTACGTCCACGCACACCGAATAA GAAAATGGATGAATCATAA
- the LOC112416439 gene encoding uncharacterized protein — translation MYRMNGEISLVMYHGGRFVRNGRGNCEYTGKGRRVWDVDPDLVCIPDLKKMVVKCDNYGNVEGMQWLREEFGEDYDLGLRPLSVDSDFINMVDATERNGNCVDVNVTHYVIECVEVEHITEAERKEIEEALMLVETQISACKVSKEPVKNPDMEFVKGLVREVQTRTQTRVDLEPKDVSGQESQARQEGPEQNQNPDDFPCADELIQQEQTLNEELSKMRKEAKRKGEKKVKSVIQRKRYVLPPSDSDSDSGYDDYHVEFRDALDHRERYYQDADENGGGSGIVQVRREGESESDDSYHSEVLKSPISTDSDRDGTKKGIFPQLNKGASFGEVVLEAGMEFASLAIFREVVRDYTIWNGKDIRWIKDESYRARAKCKKDVEGCQWEIYCCRNNVRNSFQIKTYHEPHTCSRESYISAENGWLRC, via the coding sequence atGTATAGGATGAATGGGGAGATATCACTTGTCATGTATCATGGAGGGAGGTTTGTAAGAAATGGAAGAGGTAACTGTGAATATACAGGGAAAGGAAGACGTGTGTGGGATGTAGACCCAGACCTCGTTTGCATACCTGatcttaaaaaaatggttgtgAAGTGTGATAATTATGGGAATGTTGAGGGTATGCAGTGGCTGAGGGAAGAATTTGGCGAAGATTATGATTTGGGGTTGAGGCCATTGTCTGTTGATAGTGACTTTATCAACATGGTTGACGCTACAGAGCGAAATGGAAATTGTGTTGACGTAAACGTTACACATTATGTTATAGAGTGTGTAGAGGTGGAGCATATCACTGAAGCTGAAAGGAAAGAGATTGAAGAAGCATTGATGTTGGTTGAAACTCAGATAAGTGCATGTAAAGTATCCAAAGAGCCAGTGAAGAATCCTGACATGGAATTCGTCAAAGGACTTGTTAGGGAAGTTCAAACACGTACTCAAACAAGAGTTGATTTAGAGCCAAAAGATGTATCTGGTCAAGAGTCTCAAGCAAGGCAAGAAGGTCcagaacaaaatcaaaatccagaTGATTTTCCATGCGCTGATGAATTAATCCAACAAGAGCAAACTTTGAATGAGGAGCTTTCGAAGATGAGAAAGGAGGCTAAACGGAAGGGGGAAAAAAAGGTGAAAAGTGTTATTCAAAGGAAGAGGTATGTGTTACCACCAAGTGATAGTGATTCAGATAGTGGTTACGATGATTACCATGTTGAGTTTAGAGATGCACTAGATCATAGAGAGCGTTATTATCAAGATGCTGATGAGAATGGTGGTGGAAGTGGTATTGTGCAAGTTAGAAGGGAAGGTGAAAGTGAAAGCGATGATTCATACCATTCTGAAGTGCTCAAGTCTCCAATAAGTACGGATTCTGATAGGGACGGTACTAAAAAGGGCATTTTCCCTCAGTTGAATAAAGGTGCATCATTTGGTGAAGTTGTTTTGGAAGCGGGTATGGAATTTGCATCATTGGCTATTTTTAGAGAAGTTGTTAGGGACTACACAATCTGGAATGGCAAAGATATACGATGGATAAAAGATGAGTCATACAGAGCGAGGGCTAAGTGCAAGAAGGATGTTGAAGGATGTCAGTGGGAAATATACTGCTGCAGGAATAATGTAAGAAATAGCTTTCAGATTAAAACATACCATGAACCCCATACTTGCAGCAGAGAATCTTACATATCGGCAGAAAATGGGTGGTTAAGATGTTAG
- the LOC25499880 gene encoding GATA transcription factor 3 gives MANLREEQDFSEHQVDQYSQSSSLGKLDYIPQEALENLEWYTTFWDDMEKLEKVLKFDESMGEGNTQENRSFNVSSVQINQQDNIDTSVPNHHQRICSDSETKETTQKPLRRTKVKSCSIKKSRAKKFIGDRSCSHCETKETTQWREGPLGKNSLCNACGLRYKLNGLVKGYRPKASPAFDIRNHSNLHKKAMRKE, from the exons ATGGCTAATCTGAGAGAAGAACAAGATTTCAGTGAACATCAAGTCGATCAGTACTCGCAATCCTCATCTTTGG GGAAACTTGATTATATCCCACAGGAAGCACTAGAAAATTTGGAATGGTATACTACTTTTTGGGATGACATGGAGAAATTAGAAAAGGTCTTAAAATTCGATGAATCAATGGGTGAAGGAAACACACAAGAAAATCGATCTTTCAATGTGTCAAGTGTTCAGATTAATCAACAGGACAATATTGATACAAGTGTGCCTAATCATCATCAGAGAATTTGCAGCGATTCTGAGACGAAAGAAACTACTCAAAAGCCTCTGCGAAGGACTAAAGTGAAGTCATGTTCTATTAAGAAGAGTAGAGCCAAGAAATTCATAGGAGATAGAAGTTGCAGCCATTGTGAGACCAAAGAGACTACTCAATGGAGGGAAGGTCCTTTGGGGAAGAATAGTTTGTGCAATGCATGTGGATTACGATACAAGTTAAATGGATTGGTTAAAGGGTATAGACCTAAGGCAAGTCCAGCTTTCGATATcagaaatcattcaaatttacACAAGAAGGCGATGCGAAAGGAATGA